aataattggtatcagagcttagATTAGATTttttgattgtgatttggagtttttgcttgtctgattattatctgaaaattctattattgcaattatgtctgaaaggaaatatgaaattgagaagtttaacagGAGCAATagctttgtgttatggagcatcaagatgcgggtTTTATTGACAACccaaggtttggccaaggcactagATGGTGAAGATAAGTTACCTATTATAATGAAAGCTTATGAGATGATAGAGTTAATGGAAAGAGCAAAGAGTAcaatcctgttaaatttgtcgaaTGAGGTTTTAATAGAGGTTACTGAGGAGAATGATGTCGCGGCATTAtaggcaaaacttcaagcactctatgtgaaaaaatgtttgaacaatcgcttgtacatgttgaagaagatatttcaatttagatatattgaGGATATGTCTATCAGAACCCacttagatgaatttaataaactcatgataaATCTGAAGAACGttggtaagatacttgatgatgaagaacttggcATGATATTATTAGCCTCTTTACCAGAGTCATGtgagcactttactgattcactgTTGCAGGGGTATACTACAATTACCTTAGAAGAGGTAAAGTctgccttattctctaaggagtggcaaAGAAAGTTACGAGATGACGGTCTGGCGCAAGGAATAGCGTAAGCACTGACGATTCGAGGTAGTAAACAATTTCGAGGGCCTAGTAGTAGTAGAGGTAAAAATAGATCAAAATCAAGCCATAGAATGTCCAAGGGACACGTGAAGTactttgagtgtcacgaggaaTTGCACATTATGAGAGATTATCCAAAACGGAGGAATAAAGCTGATAGGCAAAATGCCACAAGCAGTGTGGCAAACGTTGCCGAGGGGAGCAATAGTGATGCAGAAactgttttatgtgtgactactaCTTCGTCAGAAGATAAATGGGTGCTAAAttcggggtgttcttatcatatgacgccttataagaactggtttactaTTTACTAgactgcagatggtggtagagttctGTTGGGGAATAACGCAGTCTATAAAGCTGTGAGGATAGGGACAATTCATATTcggatgcacgatggggtggtgAGCACATTAACAGATGTGAGGCATATAtcggagctcaagaagaaccttatttctttGGGAACACTCAATAacatcgggtgtaggtacaccgCTGAAGGTAGAGTACTGAAAATCTCTCAAGGTGCCATGACAGTGATAAATGAGAAGAAAGtaaatactctctatcatctactgaGAGAGACCATGACTAGAACCGCTGCAATTTTATCAGGTGAGTCAGattctaacttgactcaattatggcatatgcgttcAAGGCACATGAGTAAGGCAGGTATGACAATACtgagtgaaagggggttgttgaaGGGTCAAAAGACAGGAAAgttggacttatgtgagcactgcatcttTAGGAAGCAACACagagttaagtttactacagctACTCATTCAACCAAACAACCAATTGATATATTCATTCAAACGTTTGAGGCATGTCTTCAGTTCCTTCGAAATGAAGTAcccgatatatgctgacatttatcGATGACTATTCGATGAATGTATGAGTATACTTtatgaagcacaaatatgatgtgtttgattAGTTCAAGAAACTTAagacattgattgagaagcaatcaaataaacaaatcaagtgtcTGAGAatcgataatggcatggagttctgtGGTGAAGATTATACCGAGTTCTGTGAGAGAGAATGTATTGTGAAACACCGCATAGTACCTAGAACACCGCAGCGGAATGGCGTGACCGAACAACAAAATGGAAGAATAgaactttgcttgagcgagctcaatgcatgctttcgcatgtaggacttggcaaggaattttgggccgaaACAGTGAACATGGCATGTTACCTAGTTAATTGATCTCCATAATCTGCTATCaagtggaagactcctgaggaagtatggtcaGGGAAACCTATTGATTACTTCGGATTACGTATATTCGGATGTCTTGCATATGCTCATGCAAGTGATGGTAAACTTGAGCCGATGGAGAAATGCATATTTATGGGTTATGCACATGAAATGAAAAGCTACCGGCTATGGTGCATTGATCTTAGATCACCCGATTTTCTAATCCgcagagatgtgatcttcgacgagactACAAATAGTTCAACGGAggagttctgagacacaacTAGCAGAGAAGACGGATCATGGTatcattagtgaggtggagctttaGGTGGAGACTCCGGAGACCTCGAAGCTAACAGAAGTTGAAACTGCAGATAAAGCCACAGTTCCTGAAGTCGatgatagtgaacaaccagcaaagccGCAGTACACTATAGTCGTAGATAGACAAATAATGCACATTAAATCaccggtacgttatggttatacagatattgcttatgcattgactataggtgatgaggtggaaacaaatgagccttcgtcttactctgaggcgATGACTAGTTTAGAGTTGTCACAGTGGCTAGGAGCTATGAgcgaagagatggaatcactccatcgaaatTAGACATGGGAGCTAGTTAAAGTATCCAAAAGCCAAAAGATTGTCAGAAGTAAATGGGTTTTTAAATGGAAAGATGGCATTCCCGGTGTCCAGGCAGtgaggtataaggcgagacttgtggcgaagggatatacacaacgTGAAgacattgactacaatgagatGTTCTCTCCTATTGTAAGACATAATTCTATTCGtattttacttgccttagttgcttcgcaGGACCTCGAGTTagagcagctagatgtgaagACTGCATTTCTTCgggtgagttggaggagcatatttacatgaggcaactaGAGGGATTTGTTATTTCgagtaaggaagatcatgtttgcttgttaaagaaatctttgtatgggttGAAACAGTCTCCTAAgcagtggtataaacgttttaaggctttcatggctagtcaacaCTATTCGAAaagtttttaccaaaaaaaaaaaaaaaaacactattcgaaaagtcagatggatagATGTTTATACTTTAAGAGAttagagaatggttctttgatttatctactcttatatgttgatgatatgctgatagcagtTAAGAATATGcttgatattgatgtgctgaagaggcggttaaatgctgaatttgagatgaaagatttaggtgctgtaaaaaaaattgggtatggagattttgcgtgacaaGGCTGTAGGAATTTTAcgtctatctcaaaagaaatatattgagaagataatagcacattttaatatgcaattggcaaaatctgtaagtgcaaaagcactttaaacttttagataaattatcaccgcagactgaagaggaggaagagcaTATGTCCCATGCTCCCTATTCTAGTGCCATgagtagtattatgtatgctatggtgtgcactaggcCTGATATTTAATAAGTtgtgagcgtggttagtcgCTATATGAAACGTCctggtaaagctcattgggaagctgtAAAGTGGATCCTCAGGTATTTGAAGGTGATAACAAATATGGGTATAGTGTACCAAATGAACAACAATGGCAATaagaccactggttttgtggattcagATCACGCCGATGACTTGGATGATCGCAAGTCTTTAGCAGGGTACGTATTTACGCTAGCGGGTGATATAGTTAATTGGAAATCGTCTTTACAGGATCACATTGCCCTGTCTTCGACTGAGGCAGAGTACATAGCACTAACATTTGAAGCGAAagaggcgatatggttacaaaatttgctcttggactttgggttagaatagaaaagtgtgaatatacactgtgataaccaatgTGCGATATGTTTGGTATATAATCCAATTTATGACGAGCAAACGAAACATATCAACATCAAGTACCACTTCATCTGAaatgtcttagctaagggtaatgttattaagggtaatgttattgttaaaaagattgctacagcaAATAACCTtgcagacatgatgactaagtctgttTCTTTAGCGAAACTTGAGctctgcttgagctctattggcgtcTGTGGAGAGTAAGTGCTCATCGGGGTGTTGAGAGAGCAGTATagatgatgagcactataacttgaTTTCAAACATCGAGTTAAGGTGgataattgttaaattaatgtctccaatttgaattcggataacgatttgttaaatcgaatttgttaataaagatttcccaagtagattttaaaattagatgaaGAAGCCCTTATTTTTCTTGGACTCCTTATAGCTGTACAAaggagaaaattaaataaaatgagcAAAAGTTTCCTCTTCTATCCAGAGGAGTTGAATTCGTGCAAGTTATGTATGGTGGGggccaaagtcaaatatttgactctGGGCGCACATATTCCACGTTGAGGAAAGAGAGCCGCACGTAGAGCGGTTGAAACCCTACAAGAGGAAAGAGAGCCGCATGTAGGAAGTCCTGCACgtggagccaaaaaaaaaagaagggtggtgggcccaagtcaagactttgacttttgggcaCACATATATACAAAGCAAATATCTCCAACAGGTTGTGCCGCCGAAGCCCTACGAAAGCAGAATAAGGAAAAGGAGCCGCAAGCCGCACATGTCAAGATGAAGAGAGTCGCGCATGTTTTTGTTTCGAGCTTGAACGCACGGTAATTTTGTACAGTGAAATTATGTTCAaatgaattgtttatttataaacactttgaatTTGGAGTTAAATTTATGTGTGGAAAATACTCAAGTGTGTGAAcgattgtaaactttgattctcTAATTATAGTAAATTATTTACTGCTAGCTCTCTCTATGAACGTAGGTACCGATATTCAGatcgaaccacataaatttatggtgttcttattatttttctcatttatttctctgttAATTACGCGTTCATGTAAATTGTAAGATCTTGTCGTTTCcacgtattatattccaacaaaaaCAATCAGATTAGTTGTTCAGATGGTGGGCAATTGGCAAATTGCTTGAACTGTAAATGTCGGAGAAACTCATTTAAATGAAGCAAGAAGAACAGCTCAATATGAACGGATGTTCCATAATATGAAATCAAACAATAATTTAATTACATGTACAGTGAAATCTCTACATCATCATGACCTTAAATTCATCGAAGCTGATCACACCGTCTCCATCGAGATCGAAATGACGTATCATGGCCTCGCAGTCATCCTCAGCCTTGGACTGCCCGAGCCTAGAGAGCATCCTCTTGAGGCTCTTCGGCGTGATGCACCCGCACCCGTCCGTCACGTACATCCCGAACGCCTCTCGCAAGTCGCCcatcctctcttcctctcccccaCCTTCCATGAACCCAACGAAGTCCTCCAAGCACAGGAGGCCGTCGCCGTCCGAGTCCAGCGACTCGACCGCGACCTCCACTTCTTTCAAGAGCACCTCTCCACCGGTCAAGCCCACGCATCGCCTCAGCTCCGAAGGCGAAAGCTTACCGTCTCCATCCTCGTCAAAGCACCGGAACACACGCTCGTACTGTTCAGCTTCAGCCAGCCTCACCATGTTATGACGTTACACCGAAAAGCGAGATTACTCAGCTAGAACTAAGAAAGACAGAaacaagagaagagaggagCGAAGGCGGAGTTGAGATTTTGCATGGTCGAGCATGGAGCTTATATAGATGGTAAGTGTACCGCGTGAGGCACGGAAGAGAGAGCAGCGGGGATAGAGCGCAGAAGTTGCTGTGAGATTTCCCTTAAAaaaagtcgagagagagagaaggagagaggaaggacAGAATAGATTTCTGTGCGGACGCAAGCTTGACAAGGCGATGGGTTTTCAAGCGGCCGCCAAAAAAGGCATCATGGAATTCAACCCTGTCTACGCTACGTGCGGATTGTCTTGTTCCACTTTATTAAAGGAAACCTCGTCGACGGTTCCGCAAAACACTAGGTGGGAGGAATCTTCAATTAGATGAAACAGTGAGATGAGATcattatgatataaaaaaaatcgagatttatATAGGAATCATTatgatttcaaaataaaagaagatgcaAATCATCTTTCTAAACTTGTTGACAATACTAAAGGAAAGTACATTTAGTAATGTTAGAAATATTAAGAATAATTCCGATGATTTTCTAtatctttcaaaattttatgaatgTCCTCTATAATTGTACTTTTCTAGATTGATATGTTATCTTATTTAACCATTTTATAAAACTTATAGAAAGGCTAGTGTAGTCTTCATtatgatatatcaaaatatacGTAATTACTATTTTCCAcatatctttcttatttctcaacttggtatcagagctttcaATCCCGTGGAAATCATGCACCCCAGTGCACATCCAAATAAATCCATCCCCATCATCGCCTCTCAATAGTGTTCACTTCATGTACACAAGTCTCGTATGAGGAAGCATTGAATCGAGTCCTTTCTATAATAGTAGTGTTTTGATGCTAATCGCACCAACCGGATCATTTGGTCGATGCCAGCCACACAAACTGCATCCTAGTAACTATTTTCCAAGCCAACCACATCATTCGGTCAAGTCTTTTTCATGGAGGTCACTATCTTTTGATGCCAGCTGCATAAGCTGCATCCCAGTAACTATTTTCCAAGTCAGTCATATAAGCCGCATCACTCAGCTACTATTTCACAAGCTAGCCGCACTAGCCACTTGCTATTTCCCCTTTGATTCTTGACTTTTTGCATGTCGTTTTGAGAAGTCAACACCACCACTAGATTGCCACCCTCAAATGAGCCAAATTTGGAAGATGTTACCTCACACACCACCACTCCACAAATCAACAAGCCCGATGCCCCCGTGGTGTCATTAgagaaacaagtttttgtggTACTGTTCAACATTAATTCAAACTCAAGTTGACATCTTCAATGCACTTTGAATTTGAGGGGATGTTATAGATATTTAGAAtaattctaataattttttgtacCTCTCAAAATTGCACACATATTTCTCTTTGATTATGTGTATATTGATTGATATGTTATCTTATTTAATCAttcataaagcttataaataggcCAATGTAACGTTCATtattatatatcaaaatatactAAAGTTCTTTGATTCTCTCCTCCGCAATATTATTTTTCAACTAAACCAAGTGgagaaataagaaagatatgTGGAAGAGAGTAATTGTGTATATTTCAATATACTATAACAAATATTACATCAACCTATTTATAAACTTTATGAAATGACAAAATATGATAACATATCAATCACAATACGTAGAGTCATAGAAGATATTCACACAATCATGAGAGATACAAATAACCATCAGAATCATCCTAAAATCTCTAATATTTCCCCTCAAACTCAAGGTGTATTGAAGATGTCAGCTTGAGTCTAAATGCAAGTCTAAACGGTGTCCAACAACTAAGACATGGTGGATAAGGTGGCGTTCGGCAACTGGTCATggcaaaacttcaaaatttagcTGGCCCGAGAGTGGCGAGTCTAGCGATGGTATCACTTCtcaaaatgacatgcaaaatattGAGAATTGGAGGAGAAATAGAAAGTGGCCAATGCAGCTAGCTTGCAAAACAAAATTGAGCGACGCAACCTATACAATTGGCTTGTAAAATTAGTTACTGAGCGATGCAACATATGCAACtagtataaaaagaaaagccacCTTTGTGAAAGGCTCGACGAGGTGATGCAGCCATTGTAGTTGGCATTGAAACACAACCATAAGCACGACCACAAGCGCTTCCTCATACGAGAGGGCTCTGCAGACAGAAGTAATATTGGATTCAACATTGACCGGAGGATAGTAGGTCCTATTGggcaaaaagaggaagaagcaaaagctaAAAGCACAACCACAAGCACTTCCTCATATGAGAGGGCTCTATAGACTATGCAACGAAAGTAATATTGGATTCAACATTGACCGGAGGATAGTTGGTCCTATTGggcaaaaagaggaagaagcaaaagctaAACGAGCTCTGGATGGGCACTTGGGAGTGCACTTGATGCTCTTTAAGATCCACTAGCTCTGACACTAAGCTAACAAATAATATTTGCGGAAGAGAGAATCAAGAAACTTtagtatatttcaatatatcgtaataaattatgaaatgaccaaataaaataatattttaagaaaattgcaaataagagcttgaagtgctatcatttttttcaaataagagtttgaagtggattttgtttcaaataagagcctaaccTCACCAACTCACCGATGAGCAAAAAATTCTGACTAATCAGGGATATTTTTGTCCATgcacaatttaaatttaaatttaattgtattaaatctttaaaagaagaagaagaagaagaagaagaagaaggggcaCACATAGGCCCTCAAGCCTATGGTTGCCATCCCATCACCTAAGGGCTGCTGGGCCTATGCGAGGGCTATCGACCCTTGCCTAGACGAGGGTGAGGGCGAGCAACCCTTGCTCAAATCTGGGAGAGGGTCACCTGGCCTCTGGTCGAAGGGGGTCGATGACCCTCGCCAGCTGTCGTCGCCACCCCCACTAGCGATGAGGTGATGGCCTGTGTTTtcccttttatatatatatatatatatatatatatatatattaagttttagtattatttagtttttttatgaaagaatagaaaaaataaaaggaaaaaaattaaaaagataaaattgcccTTCACAGCTAGTGAgtttaagcccttatttgagactgaTATTGTTATTccatgcccttatttgaaataatgtccacTTCAAgtacttatttaagaaaataaagacaCTTCAAACCCTTACTTGACACAATGTTCATTTCAAGACCTTATTTGAGGAAATTAAGGcatttcaagcccttatttgaaattttccctaatatttcaataaaaatacgaataatcaaatagagagatacaaaaaaatcttcaaaagtaTTATTAATATCACTAACAGATATGATAACTCTTGCATGTGATACAATCACATTTTACTTGGATTGtgttagttttctcttaagaggagaaaacatttgcaaccactATCAATTGGCGTTGTTCAAGATAATATGCATCAACTCCATCTGACATCCGCACAACGCATGGGTGAAGACACCTCCTGAATTTGGTTATGTAAAAAATCGAAGTTGGATAAGAATTAAGGCCAGCCTTTGCTCCTAGTTAGTATTAACACCTCCGTGTAACTTATTTCCATGTTGTCTTCAATTACCTTAAGAATGCATTTTCACCATCTGATGTATTCCGTCTCTATATTTAGGATTACGGTTATAATTAAGTTGAATTGCatatcccctctctctctaggaTTACGGTTATAATTAAGTTGAATTgcatatcctctctctctctctctctctctctctctctctctctctctctctctctctctctctctctctctctctctctctgtatatgAGTCTTGTCCTTTTCATTTGATAATACACAGAAcattacatttttctcttttatatcaTAACTCTTAACATGGTATCAAAACCCATGATCTACATCTTTCATGTACATGTCTAGCCTTATAGTCAAATTTCATGTGTCATTCCTAATCCAATTTGCAAGTGAGAGAATGTGTTGAAATATACAATGAGGTCCACATGCTCTTTATGCACGTGTGGATTTCCTCCACCtatcaatttaaacttttgaggTTAGACATTTTAActcaatttttcctaaatttcaaATGATAGTTCAAAAACAAAATCCTATCCAACGTACATTCTGCACGGGTAAttaactagaggtccgacgagATAATCCAAGGTGGGAATCCAGTCCCCCAACCTGATAAAActgttaaattaatatctcgaGTTTGGATTCAtataacgatttgttaaatcgaatttgttgataaagatttcccaaatagattttaaaattgGATGAAGAAGCCCTTATTTTTCTTGGACTCCTTATAGCTGTACAAAggaggaaaattaaataaaaggagCAAAAGTTTCTTCTTCTATCCAGAGGAGTTGAATTCGTGCAAGTTATCCATGGTGGGggccaaagtcaaatatttgactttagGCACACATGTTCCACGTTGAGGAAAGAGAGCTACACCTAGAGCGGCTGAAACCCTACAAGAGGAAAGAGAGCCGCACGTAGGAAGTCCTGCAcgtggagaaaaaaaaaagggtggtgggcccaagtcaagactttgacttttgggcaCACATATATACAAAGCAAATGTCTCCAAAGCAAGCGTCTCCAGGAGGTTGTGCCGTCGAAGCCCTACGAAAgcagagaaggaaaaggagccGCAAGCCACACACGTCAAGCTGAAGAGAGTCGCGCGTGTTTTTGTTTCGAGCTTGAACTTACGGTAATTTTATGCAATGAGTTTATGTTCAagtgaattgtttatttatgaA
The nucleotide sequence above comes from Eucalyptus grandis isolate ANBG69807.140 chromosome 2, ASM1654582v1, whole genome shotgun sequence. Encoded proteins:
- the LOC104416990 gene encoding probable calcium-binding protein CML31, encoding MVRLAEAEQYERVFRCFDEDGDGKLSPSELRRCVGLTGGEVLLKEVEVAVESLDSDGDGLLCLEDFVGFMEGGGEEERMGDLREAFGMYVTDGCGCITPKSLKRMLSRLGQSKAEDDCEAMIRHFDLDGDGVISFDEFKVMMM